A genomic window from Cupriavidus metallidurans CH34 includes:
- the kdpE gene encoding two-component system response regulator KdpE has translation MPFDYSPTVLLVEDEPHIRRFVRESLQSEGCTVHEADTLKRGLIDAGTRQPDVVILDLGLPDGDGMTLIREMRTWTEVPVLVLSARTGEADKIAALDAGADDYLTKPFGVGELVARVRVLLRRHAKANPQGTPQITFGDVRVDLANRLVTRGEDQVHLTPIEYRLLAVLIANRGKVMTHRELLREVWGPSHSESSHYLRVYMGHLRHKLEVDPAQPAHLLTEVGVGYRFAG, from the coding sequence ATGCCTTTTGATTATTCGCCGACCGTGTTGCTGGTCGAGGACGAACCCCACATCCGCCGCTTCGTGCGTGAATCGCTGCAGTCCGAGGGCTGCACGGTGCACGAGGCCGATACGCTCAAGCGCGGCCTGATTGACGCCGGCACGCGCCAGCCGGATGTGGTGATCCTGGACCTTGGCCTGCCTGATGGCGATGGCATGACACTGATCCGCGAGATGCGCACCTGGACCGAGGTGCCTGTGCTGGTGCTATCGGCACGCACTGGCGAAGCCGACAAGATCGCCGCGCTCGATGCGGGCGCGGACGACTACCTGACCAAGCCGTTCGGCGTCGGTGAACTGGTGGCGCGCGTGCGCGTGCTGCTGCGCCGGCACGCCAAGGCGAATCCACAAGGCACGCCCCAGATCACGTTCGGCGACGTGCGCGTGGACCTGGCCAACCGGCTCGTCACGCGCGGCGAAGATCAGGTGCATCTGACGCCGATCGAATACCGCCTGCTGGCCGTGCTGATCGCCAATCGTGGCAAGGTCATGACGCACCGGGAACTGCTGCGCGAGGTCTGGGGCCCCTCGCACTCGGAGAGCAGCCACTACCTGCGGGTCTATATGGGCCACCTGCGCCACAAGCTCGAGGTCGATCCGGCCCAGCCCGCGCATCTGCTGACAGAGGTGGGCGTCGGATACCGGTTCGCCGGCTGA
- a CDS encoding tetratricopeptide repeat protein has protein sequence MSQLAAPTIRQSVVALALACALSGLSAYAATERPQPAQEQTQAAVAAYEAGNFEVAIQGFAAAAQKGNRLAQFDYAMMLLRGEGTPAKPQEALVWLRRAADNQMTHAQFTFGDLYERGDVVPKSLPEANRWYELAAQGGHVQAQVALATNYFTGRGVPLDYGRAFHWYSKAAAAGDEGAQYIVASYYERGYPGVVDRDIEQAKLWYARAAAHGDPGALAKLRSLQDEGAQPAKGPM, from the coding sequence ATGTCGCAACTTGCCGCCCCTACGATCCGCCAGTCCGTCGTTGCACTGGCGCTGGCCTGCGCCCTGTCCGGCTTGAGTGCTTACGCGGCCACCGAGCGACCGCAACCGGCACAGGAACAGACCCAGGCGGCGGTGGCCGCCTACGAGGCTGGCAATTTCGAGGTGGCGATCCAGGGCTTTGCAGCGGCCGCGCAGAAGGGCAACCGGCTGGCCCAGTTCGACTACGCGATGATGTTGCTGCGTGGCGAAGGCACGCCGGCGAAGCCGCAGGAGGCGCTGGTCTGGCTGCGCCGCGCGGCGGACAACCAGATGACCCACGCGCAGTTCACATTCGGCGATCTGTACGAACGCGGTGACGTGGTGCCGAAGTCGCTGCCCGAGGCCAACCGCTGGTATGAACTCGCGGCGCAGGGGGGACATGTGCAGGCGCAGGTGGCGCTCGCCACCAATTACTTCACCGGCCGGGGCGTGCCCCTCGACTACGGTCGCGCGTTCCACTGGTACAGCAAGGCCGCCGCAGCCGGCGACGAAGGCGCGCAGTACATCGTCGCCAGCTATTACGAGCGCGGGTATCCGGGGGTGGTGGATCGCGATATCGAACAGGCCAAGCTCTGGTACGCCCGTGCCGCCGCGCATGGCGATCCGGGCGCGCTGGCCAAGCTGCGTTCGCTGCAGGACGAGGGGGCGCAGCCCGCGAAGGGCCCAATGTGA
- a CDS encoding circularly permuted type 2 ATP-grasp protein gives MPSQSSLPLEGPDAPALMAGQLALPVPDGHLDELRLPDGALRECWARFFSVLGDPPPDVLNAHASAVARQIRQNGVTYNIRADQGDGARAWQLEVFPLLVPEQDWATIEAGVAQRATLANAIMADIYGPQLLLKRGLLPPGLVYGHPGYMRPLKGYRPPGGSYLQTVAVDLVHTASGWTVIAHRTETPSGMGYALENRLIVSGQFAEAFREMRVRRLPQAFAQLISTLALAPLTPLTPLGGEPGSPRPLQAGRQIVLLSPGPYNETFFEHTFLARYLGITLVEGKDLTVRNDVVYLKTFGGLERVDVILRRLDDVFCDPLELRGDSMIGVPGLLEAMRAGNVMVSNVPGSGFLESPAIHGFLPGVAQALLGEPLVLPAVSSWWCGEAPAWQEALGLLDEAFVMPTYPRTPADAPLGMEQGLQTLADWRARIDASPDRYTVQAPLPLSHMPCWEPDGHGGGRIGSRPAMLRVYAIADGNGGWQVMPGGFTRLAPPHREAVSMQIGGTSADTWVLSSQPTHAVPLTSARAGLAAMSATAGSALARQLTVSSRAAENLYWAGRYAERAENLVRLCRQILGSIESNDETDDGTLTMIGDLATWFGLVPPQTPSPRASLRAFEHALVSTLANPDADSGLGPTLASHAGAANEIRNRLSNDHWRTILAARNDFRDAMQAACPDGPSAGEGTYDRSKVLAALEHLSMQLGAISGAQGDRMARDVAWRLVFIGRHIERLGTLALFLEVAERSGALYSRSGVDLLLHLFDSTLSFRSLFPGRADVPALVDLLVLDPTNPRGIYGVLDRLRAKLVQLPTGATGQTRVPLAEMLPPASALPSRTLLCASNRQGRQTTLGALCDQLGARMAKLSEEIGGRYFSHAGVTIETELP, from the coding sequence TTGCCCTCGCAGTCGTCACTGCCTCTTGAAGGACCCGATGCGCCTGCCCTGATGGCTGGCCAACTGGCGCTGCCCGTGCCGGATGGCCACCTCGACGAGTTGCGCCTGCCAGATGGCGCGTTGCGCGAATGCTGGGCACGCTTCTTCTCGGTACTCGGCGATCCACCGCCAGACGTACTGAATGCCCACGCGTCTGCCGTGGCGCGGCAGATTCGCCAGAACGGCGTCACGTACAACATCCGTGCCGACCAGGGCGATGGCGCGCGCGCGTGGCAACTCGAAGTGTTTCCGCTTCTGGTGCCGGAGCAGGACTGGGCCACTATCGAAGCGGGCGTGGCGCAGCGCGCGACGTTGGCCAACGCGATCATGGCCGACATCTACGGCCCACAGCTGCTGCTCAAGCGCGGCCTGCTGCCACCGGGGCTCGTCTACGGGCATCCCGGCTACATGCGGCCACTAAAGGGATACCGGCCGCCGGGTGGCAGCTACCTGCAGACCGTGGCAGTCGACCTCGTCCATACCGCGAGCGGCTGGACCGTGATTGCGCATCGGACGGAGACGCCGTCCGGCATGGGCTATGCGCTCGAAAATCGCCTGATCGTCTCGGGCCAGTTCGCCGAGGCGTTCCGCGAGATGCGTGTGCGGCGGCTCCCGCAGGCGTTCGCCCAGTTGATCTCCACACTCGCGCTGGCGCCGCTGACGCCGCTGACGCCGCTGGGGGGCGAGCCCGGCAGCCCGAGACCCTTGCAGGCGGGGCGGCAGATCGTGCTGCTATCGCCGGGGCCATACAACGAGACGTTCTTCGAGCACACGTTCCTGGCGCGCTATCTCGGCATCACCCTGGTCGAAGGCAAGGACCTGACCGTGCGCAATGACGTGGTCTATCTGAAGACGTTCGGCGGTCTGGAGCGCGTGGACGTGATCCTGCGTCGCCTCGACGATGTGTTCTGCGACCCCCTCGAACTGCGCGGCGATTCGATGATCGGCGTGCCGGGCCTGCTCGAAGCGATGCGTGCGGGCAATGTGATGGTGTCGAACGTGCCGGGCTCTGGCTTTCTCGAGTCGCCCGCGATCCACGGTTTCCTGCCCGGCGTGGCGCAGGCGTTGCTCGGCGAACCGCTGGTCCTGCCGGCGGTGTCGAGCTGGTGGTGCGGCGAGGCGCCGGCGTGGCAGGAGGCACTGGGTCTGCTTGACGAAGCGTTCGTGATGCCCACCTATCCGCGCACGCCTGCAGACGCGCCGCTTGGCATGGAGCAGGGGCTGCAGACGCTGGCGGACTGGCGCGCGCGCATCGACGCGTCGCCCGATCGCTATACCGTGCAGGCGCCGCTGCCGCTCTCGCATATGCCGTGCTGGGAACCCGACGGCCATGGCGGCGGCCGCATTGGCTCGCGCCCGGCCATGCTGCGGGTTTATGCGATTGCCGATGGCAATGGCGGCTGGCAGGTGATGCCGGGCGGATTCACGCGTCTGGCCCCGCCGCATCGCGAGGCGGTATCGATGCAGATCGGCGGTACCAGTGCCGACACGTGGGTGTTGTCGAGCCAGCCGACGCACGCGGTGCCGCTGACCTCGGCGCGCGCCGGTTTGGCGGCGATGAGCGCGACGGCAGGATCGGCGCTTGCCCGGCAGCTGACGGTGTCGAGCCGCGCGGCCGAGAACCTGTACTGGGCGGGCCGCTACGCCGAGCGCGCCGAGAACCTTGTGCGTCTGTGCCGGCAAATCCTTGGTTCGATCGAATCGAACGACGAAACCGACGACGGCACGCTGACGATGATCGGTGACCTGGCAACGTGGTTCGGGCTGGTGCCGCCGCAGACGCCATCGCCGCGAGCATCGTTGAGAGCGTTCGAACATGCCCTCGTTTCCACGCTGGCCAACCCTGACGCGGACTCCGGGCTGGGCCCGACGCTCGCCAGCCATGCCGGCGCCGCCAACGAGATCCGCAACCGGCTCTCGAACGATCACTGGCGCACGATCTTGGCCGCGCGTAATGACTTTCGCGATGCGATGCAGGCAGCCTGCCCAGATGGTCCATCGGCGGGGGAGGGCACTTACGATCGCTCGAAGGTGCTGGCAGCGCTCGAGCACCTGTCGATGCAGCTTGGCGCGATCAGCGGCGCGCAGGGCGACCGCATGGCGCGCGACGTGGCGTGGCGGCTGGTATTCATCGGCCGCCATATTGAACGGCTCGGCACGCTGGCGCTGTTCCTGGAAGTGGCCGAGCGCAGCGGCGCGCTGTACTCGCGCAGTGGTGTGGACCTGCTGCTGCATCTGTTCGACAGCACGTTGTCGTTCCGATCGCTGTTTCCCGGCCGCGCCGATGTACCTGCGCTGGTCGATCTGCTCGTGCTCGATCCGACCAATCCGCGCGGCATCTATGGTGTGCTGGATCGCTTGCGCGCCAAGCTCGTGCAACTGCCCACCGGCGCCACGGGGCAGACGCGTGTGCCGCTGGCGGAGATGCTGCCGCCAGCCAGCGCGCTACCTTCGCGCACGCTGCTGTGCGCGAGCAATCGGCAGGGGCGTCAGACCACGCTCGGGGCGCTGTGTGATCAGCTTGGCGCGCGCATGGCAAAGTTGTCCGAAGAGATCGGCGGCCGCTACTTCAGTCATGCCGGCGTGACAATCGAAACCGAACTGCCATGA
- a CDS encoding transglutaminase family protein, which yields MSDIGTTTLSVHHTTTYHYAWPVELAQQRAVVTPPSCAWQTVGAHSIEVDPAPSHQHMRTDGFGNNVLHFMLDVPHETMWLTATSTVTLKPRWQALDIARSPRWEDAAERLRYRAGQPFHPETEFVYASPNVALHDSLRNYALLSFAPGVTVAAGAIDLMHRIHADFDYHSEITEVHTPALEAFALRSGVCQDFAQVMIGCLRSIGLPARYVSGYLCTDPPPGEPRLLGADASHAWAGVWCPENGWIDLDPTNAMLADTRHVTLAIARDYSDVPLLHGVIVGGGEHTVGVEVSVVPVMSA from the coding sequence ATGAGCGACATCGGCACGACCACGCTCAGCGTGCACCACACCACCACCTACCACTACGCATGGCCGGTAGAGCTTGCGCAGCAGCGTGCCGTGGTGACGCCACCGTCCTGCGCGTGGCAGACCGTCGGGGCCCATTCGATCGAGGTGGACCCCGCCCCGTCCCACCAGCACATGCGCACCGACGGGTTCGGCAACAACGTGCTGCATTTCATGCTCGACGTGCCGCACGAGACGATGTGGCTGACGGCTACCAGCACCGTCACACTGAAGCCGCGCTGGCAGGCGCTCGATATCGCCCGCAGTCCGCGCTGGGAAGACGCAGCGGAGCGGCTACGCTATCGCGCAGGCCAGCCCTTTCATCCCGAGACGGAGTTTGTGTATGCGTCGCCCAACGTCGCATTGCATGACAGCCTGCGCAACTACGCGCTCCTTAGCTTCGCGCCTGGCGTGACGGTCGCGGCTGGCGCCATCGATCTGATGCATCGTATTCACGCCGACTTCGACTATCACAGCGAGATCACGGAGGTGCATACGCCGGCGCTGGAAGCGTTCGCGCTGCGCAGCGGCGTCTGCCAGGACTTCGCACAGGTGATGATCGGCTGTCTGCGCTCGATTGGCCTGCCGGCACGCTACGTCAGCGGTTACCTGTGCACCGATCCACCGCCAGGCGAGCCGAGGTTGCTGGGCGCCGATGCCTCACATGCGTGGGCCGGCGTCTGGTGCCCGGAGAACGGCTGGATCGATCTCGATCCCACCAATGCAATGCTGGCCGACACGCGACACGTGACGCTGGCCATCGCACGCGACTATAGCGATGTGCCGCTGCTGCATGGCGTGATCGTGGGGGGCGGGGAGCATACGGTGGGGGTGGAGGTCAGCGTGGTGCCGGTGATGTCGGCATAG